Part of the Cloacibacterium caeni genome is shown below.
TTGGGACGAAATCCTAAACAAAGCTTTGAAAAATTTTGTTGAAAATTAAAAATTCTTAAAATTTATTAAATATTAGGCATCATTCTTATAGAGTGGTGCTTTTTTTGTAATTTTGAACTAAATAATTTAAGAATGAAAAAAACACTTTTCGTAAGTATATTTGCCCTATTTTTATTGACTTCATGTAATAAAGACAAAGAGATTTTAGACGCTCTCAATACCTATAATACAGAAATGGAAACCAAAGGTTATCATTTCGGGGACAAAATAAACCTACCCAAAGAAGTTACAGAAAACGCAGAAAGCATCAGTATCAGTTTTGGAGACAAAGAAACCAGCGATTTAGTAGTAGATCCAGCATTTTTTACTTTAGGAGATAATGCGGTAACCATCAATATTACCAAAGATGGAAAAGTACTGAGTCAAGATGCTACCATAAATGTTTTCGCCAAAAATCCAGAAGCGCAATTGACTTATGAAATCGTGGCAGAATATCCTCATGATAAGGCTAATTTTGTACAAGGATTTCAGTTAGAGGGAAACACCATTTATGAGAGTGATGGACAAACCGGACAATCTAAAATTTTAAAATATACCTTAGGTGAAACCAATGCTACAACTTTTACTGCGCAACCAGCAGATGTTTTCTCTGAAGGAAGCACGATTGTAGGAAACAAAGTATATCAGTTGACTTGGCAAAATAAAAAAGGTTTTATTTATGATAAATCATCGCTTAAACTTTTGTCAGAATTTCCTTATCCTAATGTAATGGGAGAAGGTTGGGGTTTAACGTATGATGGTAAAAATCTTATCGCTTCAGACGGAACTAAAAATCTATATTTCTTAGATGTAAATGATCCTTCTAAAATGGTAAAATACATCTCTGTAGCTGGAAATTCTGAAGTGTATGACCAATTAAATGAATTAGAATATGATAACGGTTTTGTTTACGCTAATGTTTGGCAAAAGCCGATTATTCTAAAAATTAATCCAAAATCTGGAGAAGTGGTGGCGAGAATAGATTTCTCAGAAATTGTGAAAAAACACAACACAGGAACAGATGATGTTCTCAACGGAATTGCCTTCAAAGGGCAAAATATGCTCGTTACAGGAAAAAATTGGGACAAAATCTATGAAGTAAAAATTAAGTAAATTTTATACTGAAAGTTTCTGGTTTTTTCTTGATAATACATTTTATAAACACAAATGCCATGAAACGATTATCACTTATTTTTACATTTATTTGTGCTACACTTTTTGCACAAAAAGAATTTCCTATTATCATAAAAGATAGTATTAGAGATGTTCTTATAGATGATTATGAAAACATTTATGTGTATCGCAATAGCGATTTGAGTATTCTGAAATATGATTCTCTTGGCCATAAAAAAGCACAAGTCATGTTTCCGCAACCGTTTAAAATACAATCGGTTGAAAACCCTCTGAATATTTTTTTATTCTCAGAAAACGGACAGGAAATTAAAATTCTAGACCAGAATCTTAATGAAATTCAGTATCTAAACCTATACCAAAAATTTGGACATGTAAAAGCGGTTTATTCGCAAGATTTACAGTTTATTTGGGTGTTAGATTCTGCTCGAAAGCAATTGATACAGTACAATTACCGAGAGGATAAAATTATCAATATCTTTCCTTTTGACATGGATTTGAGTACTGTGGTAGATTTTATCGTGTATCAAAATCATTTATACTTACTCAGAGAAAAATGTTTCAGCGTTTATGAACTCAAAGGTGCTCAGAAATATTCTATCGACATAGAAAATGGTAAAAGATTAAGACGCGTAAATGATAGAATTTACGTAATAGAACAAAATACCATTTCACTCTACACACCAGCTCAATTATTCTATCCTGTATTTTCTAAAGAAAATTTTATCATTGTGGAAAAAAACAGCAATCATTTTTTGGCTTTGATAGAAGACAAACTTTATCTTTACGGAATAGAAAAATAGAATCGATGCATATTGCTGTTACTGGAAACATAGGCGCGGGAAAAACTACTCTAACTACCATGTTGTCAAAACATTATGGTTGGGATGCGCAATTTGAAGATGTAGATCATAACCCATATTTAGAAGACTTTTACGAAGACATGAGCAAATGGAGTTTTGCGCTCCAAATCTATTTCTTAGGAAGCAGATTTCGCCAGGTAAAAGAAATTAGAGAAAGTGGTAAAAATATAGTTCAAGACAGAACCATCTACGAAGATGCTTATATTTTTGCGGAAAACTTAAATGATATGGGCTTGCTTACCGAAAGAGATTTTAACAATTATTCTTCGGTGTTTCATCTGATGAAATCCTTTGTTTCGGCACCAGATTTGCTTATTTATTTAAAGTCAGATGTTCCTAATTTAGTAAAGAAAATCTACAAAAGAGGAAGAGATTATGAAGCCAGCATTAGCATAGAATATTTATCTAAACTAAACGAAAAATACGAAAAATGGATTTCTAACTACAAAGAAGGGAAACTACTCATTATAGAAGTAGATGATTTAGATTTTGTAGAAAGACCAGAAGATTTCGGGTATATTTTAGAGAAAATAGAAGCAGAATTGCACGGACTTTTTTAAGCAGTAGCGTTGTAGAATGATTGAGAATTAGAGAACATTGATAAAAATCCATCATTAAACATCTAATATCCAAAATTTATGATTACCATCTTACATAATAATCGCTGCGGAAAATCTAGAGCTGCCTTACAGTATTTAGAATCTAAAGAATTACAGTTTGAAGTAAGAAATTACTTAGAAAACCCATTGTCTGAAGTAGAAATAGAAGATTTATTATCTAAATTAGATACTTCAATACATAACATTATCAGAAAAAATGAAGATTTGTGGAAAGAAAATTTCTCAGAAACAACGTATTCTGATAGTGGTTTAGTTTCTATTTTGGCAAATTATCCTAAACTTTTACAAAGACCAATTGTGATAAAAGATAATAAAGCCATCATCGCAAGAGAAATAGAAAAATTAGAAAAATTTCTATAAAATAAATGAAAAGCGAACTCGAAAGAGTTCGCTTTTTTGATTTTAAGTTTTTTATTTTTATTTGTTTTTTGTCATAGAATATCTGCCGTTTTTTTATTTCTCTATTTGAACATCTACATTTATTGAAGGTTCACCTGCTGAATATTTCTTCCACTCTCCATAATAGTTTCTATAATAAGTATTTTTTGAAAAGGCAAAAATATTTCCACCAAAATAGAGTTTTCCTTTTAGATTATCTTCAACTCTAACCAAAACGAAAAAGTCCTCATTTGTCCAAATATTTTGGTCTGAAACATCCAAAGATATTTTCTTATTTACAATATCATTTTTCGTAAAAGTAAACTTTAGCGTTTCACTTGTTAGAGATTTGGTATCGTCAGGAAAATCATTTTTAGAACCTTGAACGTCAAAAATTAGGGTCGCAGAATCAATAAATGAATCATTTACAATATTCACATTAATTTTTTTTACTTTCAAATGTTTTCTATTTTCAACTTTAATTGCATATTCACGAAAAAGTTTGTCTTTTTTTTCTGAATCATATCCACAATAAATAGTTTTTGCATTTGAAGTTCCAAAATTTTTAAACTTATACTTTTTTGGATTAATATTAACAGGCTCAATGTTTACAATTTTTTCTGTCAAAACGATTTTTTTGTCAGAATTTATAAAATCTAAAATTTTGATTTTGTAAGGTTGAAATTCACTTATAAGAACTTTAATATTTGAATTTTTATCAAAATTTGTGAAGTCAATTTCAAAGTTTCCATTTTCATCAGATTGATCTCCAAAATCAGTGTTTTCAATTCCAATTCTTGCACCTGAAATTGGTTTATTATCTATGTCAGTTATTTTCCCTGAAATTATTTGAGAATAACCAAGAATTGAAATTAGAAAAATTAAAATAAATGTGATATTTTTCATTTGGTGCAGGATTTTTTGTAAAATGGCAGATAACGAAAAAAGTATTTGCGAAGGGCGGGCTAAATTGGACGAAAAGTGCAATTTCGACCGAACGAAGCAAATTGCTTTTTCAGATTGTTAAATTACAAAAAAAATGCAATATGAAAAGCAAGTTGCGACTAAATGCATCGGGTTTTTCTATTATATATTCAACCCCTCTTTTTTGGCAATACTATGTGCTTGTTGCACAACTCAAATATACAAAAACTTGTATAAATATTATACTTTACAACTTCAAAAACACCATTGTAAGCGCTCTAAATTTTAATATTCTAAAAACAATTTTAAGTTTTTTATTTGTTGATTAAATCTTCTAAAGCAAGATTTAAATTTGGATATTTAAAAGTAAATCCTGTGGATTTTATTTTCTCGTTTGACGCTCTGCTTCCTTCTAAAATAATAGAAGACATTTCTCCCATAATCATTTTCATCATAAATGCTGGAACAGGAATAGGCAAGAAAAATTTATTTGATTTTTGAGCCATGCTTTTCATGAAAGTTTCATTGGTCACCGTTTCATCTGCTACCGCGTTGTAACTTCCATTGTATTGAGGGTTTTCTATCGCTTCTACATACATATTTGCCAAATCTTCTATGTGAATCCAGTTCATCCATTGTTTTCCTTTTCCTACAGGTGAAGCCAAGTTGAAATCCGTCAATTTTTTCAATGGAACAAAACTTCCGCCTTCTTTTGCCAAAACCATTGCTGTTCTTAGACAAACCACACGTTCTGAAATCTCAGAAAATTGATAAGCAGATTTTTCCCAATCCACTGATAGTTCTGCCAAAAAATCTAGTTTTTTGATGGGCGAATTTTCAGTGAGAATTTCATCACTCGTAAAAGTTCCGTAATAATTTATTCCAGAAGCTGAGATGAAACTTTTTAGTTTGATTTGATGCTTTTCTGAGTATGATTTGAGAAGATTTGCAGCATTAATTCTTGAGCTGTAAAGTTCTTTTTTGTATACTTTTGTCCATCTTTTGGCAATGGTAGCACCAGCTAAATGAATGATGGCTTCTATGTTTTCAAAAGCAGCATCTTCTATGAAATTTTCATTAGGATTCCATTGAAATTCATTAGGGTTTCCGGTTTTTTTTCTGGTCAAAATTACAATTTCATGACCATTTTCTTTTAGTTTTCGAACTAAGTATTTCCCGATTAAACCAGTGGCTCCTGTGATTAATATTTTCATAAAATTTAGATTTGAGACATTAGATTTGAGATTTGAGAAATGTGTACTTTGTATTTATGTCTTTCATCAACCATCAACCTTTTCCTATAACATAATTACGCCTTCAATTTTGGCAACTTCCTGATAAAGTCTGATCACATGCTCCGCATCGAGTACAAAACATTGTATCGTAATGCTGATGTATTTTCCGTTACTGCTTTCTCTGGTAGAAAAAGTATTTTTGGTCCCGTCAAAAACCTTATAAATTTCGGTAAGTTTTTCTTGATTATTGACAATGATGAATTTATAAAGATAATCTTCAGGGAAATTGTGATTTTTCTCTAAATTTATTTTTAAAGAAGCATAAAATTCTGCTTGTTCATCAAATGGTTCGTTTCCTGTTACTTCTATCATTGTTTTAAAGTGTTGTTTTCCAGCCAGTTCAGTTTAAAATAAGTTTTAATTGTTTTGGCTTTCAGTTCTAGAAATTTTTCTTGAGTTTCTAATAGTTTGTTTTCTCTGCTGTTAATTAAGAAAAGTGAACTTTCACCATTAGAAAATTTAATTTCTTCGGCTTTTAAAAGCCTTTTATAATT
Proteins encoded:
- a CDS encoding DUF493 domain-containing protein, coding for MIEVTGNEPFDEQAEFYASLKINLEKNHNFPEDYLYKFIIVNNQEKLTEIYKVFDGTKNTFSTRESSNGKYISITIQCFVLDAEHVIRLYQEVAKIEGVIML
- a CDS encoding TIGR01777 family oxidoreductase, which translates into the protein MKILITGATGLIGKYLVRKLKENGHEIVILTRKKTGNPNEFQWNPNENFIEDAAFENIEAIIHLAGATIAKRWTKVYKKELYSSRINAANLLKSYSEKHQIKLKSFISASGINYYGTFTSDEILTENSPIKKLDFLAELSVDWEKSAYQFSEISERVVCLRTAMVLAKEGGSFVPLKKLTDFNLASPVGKGKQWMNWIHIEDLANMYVEAIENPQYNGSYNAVADETVTNETFMKSMAQKSNKFFLPIPVPAFMMKMIMGEMSSIILEGSRASNEKIKSTGFTFKYPNLNLALEDLINK
- a CDS encoding carboxypeptidase-like regulatory domain-containing protein, producing MKNITFILIFLISILGYSQIISGKITDIDNKPISGARIGIENTDFGDQSDENGNFEIDFTNFDKNSNIKVLISEFQPYKIKILDFINSDKKIVLTEKIVNIEPVNINPKKYKFKNFGTSNAKTIYCGYDSEKKDKLFREYAIKVENRKHLKVKKINVNIVNDSFIDSATLIFDVQGSKNDFPDDTKSLTSETLKFTFTKNDIVNKKISLDVSDQNIWTNEDFFVLVRVEDNLKGKLYFGGNIFAFSKNTYYRNYYGEWKKYSAGEPSINVDVQIEK
- a CDS encoding ArsC/Spx/MgsR family protein, coding for MITILHNNRCGKSRAALQYLESKELQFEVRNYLENPLSEVEIEDLLSKLDTSIHNIIRKNEDLWKENFSETTYSDSGLVSILANYPKLLQRPIVIKDNKAIIAREIEKLEKFL
- a CDS encoding deoxynucleoside kinase, coding for MHIAVTGNIGAGKTTLTTMLSKHYGWDAQFEDVDHNPYLEDFYEDMSKWSFALQIYFLGSRFRQVKEIRESGKNIVQDRTIYEDAYIFAENLNDMGLLTERDFNNYSSVFHLMKSFVSAPDLLIYLKSDVPNLVKKIYKRGRDYEASISIEYLSKLNEKYEKWISNYKEGKLLIIEVDDLDFVERPEDFGYILEKIEAELHGLF
- a CDS encoding glutaminyl-peptide cyclotransferase codes for the protein MKKTLFVSIFALFLLTSCNKDKEILDALNTYNTEMETKGYHFGDKINLPKEVTENAESISISFGDKETSDLVVDPAFFTLGDNAVTINITKDGKVLSQDATINVFAKNPEAQLTYEIVAEYPHDKANFVQGFQLEGNTIYESDGQTGQSKILKYTLGETNATTFTAQPADVFSEGSTIVGNKVYQLTWQNKKGFIYDKSSLKLLSEFPYPNVMGEGWGLTYDGKNLIASDGTKNLYFLDVNDPSKMVKYISVAGNSEVYDQLNELEYDNGFVYANVWQKPIILKINPKSGEVVARIDFSEIVKKHNTGTDDVLNGIAFKGQNMLVTGKNWDKIYEVKIK